A segment of the Fusobacterium ulcerans genome:
ATTTGTCTTTACCAATATATTCAACTGATTGTTTTGCTGCTTGGCGACCAAAGATAATTATATCAGCAACAGCATTTCCACCAAGTCTGTTAGCTCCATGTACTCCACCAGTTACTTCTCCAGCTGCATAAAGACCTTTTATCGCTTTATTATCTTTTCCTAAAACTTCAGTTTTTGAATTAATTTTGATTCCACCCATAGTATGGTGAACTCCTGGTGCCACTGGAATTGCATAGAATGGTCCTTTTTCTAAAACAAATTTCATTCCTGTTGTTCTTCCAAACTCTTCATCTTTTCCATTTTTTACATAACCATTCCACTTAGCCACTGAATCTTCCAACACTTTAGGCTCTACAGAAATTTTTGCTGCAAGCTCTTTAAGATCTTTTCCAGTTATTAATATACCTATCTGATCCATTTCCTCTACAGCTTTCATTCTCTCTCTAAGTCCTTGATCAAATATTATATATACATATTCTTCAGGTTGCTCAAGAATAACTGCTGAAAGTTTATCTCTAGTTTCCATTTCACTAATGAAACGTACTCCTTTTTTATTTACAAATATAGCTCCATTACCTCTTACAGATTCAGAAATAACTTCAGCTTTAGACTGTTCAACAGTTGGATTAGTTTGAATATATTCCATATCTACTAATTCTGCCCCTGCTTTTTCAGCCATTACTATTCCGCTTCCATCTGCTCCTGGGTGATTAGTTGTTATAAATCCTTTTAAATCTTTACGATATTTTGTATATAACTCCTCATTAGCAGCAAATCCACCAGTAGCTATTACCACAGCTTTAGAAGAAATTTCAAGATCTTCATTTCTAACTAAATCTTTAGCTTTTACTCCTTCAACTTTTCCATCATTTATTACAAGGCTTTGAGCTTCAGTTCTATAAAGAACTGTTATATTTCTTTTTTCAACATTTCCTGCTAAAGTTTTAACAAGAACTCCACCTATACTTATTCCACCAGTTGGTCTATGCATACGAGGATTCTTCGCCCCTGCTCCTGCTCCAACATCATTTAAGTCCATTCCTATACCTTTTAACCATTCTACAGTTTCAGCAGAATTTTCAGTAAAATATTTTACTACTTCAGGATCATTTATATTTTTTCCACCTTTCATAGTATCTTCATAAAAATCTTTAACGCTGTCTGTTATCTTCATCTCTTTCTGAGTAGAAGTTTCTGCTGCATTTAATCCACCCTTTGATCTTACTGTATTTCCACCAGGAAAAGCCATTTTTTCAAGTAAGATAACATTAGCTCCAGCATCAAAAGCTTCAATAGCAGCTGTCATTCCAGCTCCACCAGCACCTATTATTACTACATCAGTTTCATATTTTTTTGTTTCCCCAAAAATAGTTGTACACAAAATTAGAATTCCAAAAAGTATTCCTATTTTCTTCATCTATTCCTCCTTAATTTTTAGTTTTGTACTTTATGATACCATTATATATCTTTTCAGTCAACATAAAAACTAATTTTTTAGAACAGTTACACCGCTTTTACGACCTTTTTTGCGTTTTTTAGCTAGAATTTAAAATATACTTTATTTTTAATTTAATATTCTGTTTAATGTTCCTCTATCAATTCCCAATCTGATTGCCGTTTTAGTCTTATTATTTCCTTCTTCTTCAAGTATTTCTTTTACTATTTTTTTTTCAATCTCTCTAAGTGTCATATTTGAAAATTCATCTTTTTTTCTTTCCTGTTTTCCTAATGGAAGAAGATTTAATATCTTATCATCTGAAAGTTTTAAATTTATTTTTAAAACTACTACTCTTTTTATTATATTTTCAAGTTCCCTTACATTTCCAGGAAAAGAATATTCAGATAATTTTTCCAATATATTTGTAAATCTTTCTGCTTCAAAAAGGTTCAACCCAAGAAGTTCTTTTTCCAATATGTGCTTCCCTGTGATAACAATATCTTCTTTTCTTTTTCTCAATGGAATAGTTTCTACTTCTAATACATTTAATCTATAAAAAAGATCTGTTCTGAACTCTCCTTTATCACACAATAAAGAAAGATCTTTATTAGTTGCAGCTATAACTCTCACATCTACATATATAGTATCTTCCCCTCCGACTCTTCTAAAACATTTTTCTTGAAGTACTCTTAAAAATTTATTTTGAAGATGATATGGAATTTCTGATATTTCATCTAAAAATATAGTTCCTTTATCTGCAAGTTCAAATAAACCTTTTTTCCCTCTTCTCCTTGCTCCTGTAAACGCTCCTTCTTCATATCCAAAAAGCTCACTCTCTATGAGATTTTCTGAAATATTAGCACAGTTAAATGCCACAAAAGATTCTCCTCTTCTTCTGCTTTCATTATGGATACTTTGAGCAAAAAGTTCTTTTCCCGTTCCACTTTCTCCTGTTATCAATATAGTATTTTCTGTTTCAGCATAATGCTTAGCAATCTTTTTTACCTCTTCAAAATTTTTATTACAAGTTACCAAATCTTTCCAAGTATGTTTAGCTGAAAATTCTACATTAACTAAAGATTTTCTTAAAATGTTTGCTGATTCTTCAATATTTTTAAATCTTCTAAATATGAATAAAAAACTATTTTTATTTTCTGACTGCTGTACAGGAGTTATATCCATAGAAACTTTCTCTTTTTTAGTATCAATCAATATATTCTTTACTTCATTTCTCAATTCTAATATAAATTTTCTATCCACTTCTTGTACAAGATCAAAAATATTATCATCAATATACACTTTATTACTAAATAATCTATTTCCCATAGAGTTATAATGACTTATTTTTCCCTCACTATCTGTATATATCATTCCACAATCAGTATTATTAAGAATAGCTGTTAAATATCTATTTTTTATTTTTTCATTTTCTTTAAATTCCAGCATTTTTTTAGCTTCCTCAAAAGCCTTTTGAATAGAATTATATTCTGATTTTATAAGATAAAAATCTATATAATATGATTTTTTTTCTAAAGTATTTAAAAGAACTGTATCTCCTATGAAAATTTTTACCTTTTTTTCATATATAAGTTCTTCAAGAGTATTTAAATATTTATCATAATTCTGTTCTTCATCAAATATTACTTCATATGTTTCCTTGAATCCAACTATATTAGCAAGATAACTGCATTTAGACACTGCATTTCTATATCCTACTATTCCTAAAGGTGCATCTGTTTTTTCTATTTTTTTCAAAGTCTTTAGTATTTCTATACTAGATA
Coding sequences within it:
- a CDS encoding sigma 54-interacting transcriptional regulator: MKRICLLAPYKDFLEHEERDKFLIKKYANLTEAVKVAKDFQNNDGEIVITRGGTAKIIRENTSLTVIEIEISSIEILKTLKKIEKTDAPLGIVGYRNAVSKCSYLANIVGFKETYEVIFDEEQNYDKYLNTLEELIYEKKVKIFIGDTVLLNTLEKKSYYIDFYLIKSEYNSIQKAFEEAKKMLEFKENEKIKNRYLTAILNNTDCGMIYTDSEGKISHYNSMGNRLFSNKVYIDDNIFDLVQEVDRKFILELRNEVKNILIDTKKEKVSMDITPVQQSENKNSFLFIFRRFKNIEESANILRKSLVNVEFSAKHTWKDLVTCNKNFEEVKKIAKHYAETENTILITGESGTGKELFAQSIHNESRRRGESFVAFNCANISENLIESELFGYEEGAFTGARRRGKKGLFELADKGTIFLDEISEIPYHLQNKFLRVLQEKCFRRVGGEDTIYVDVRVIAATNKDLSLLCDKGEFRTDLFYRLNVLEVETIPLRKRKEDIVITGKHILEKELLGLNLFEAERFTNILEKLSEYSFPGNVRELENIIKRVVVLKINLKLSDDKILNLLPLGKQERKKDEFSNMTLREIEKKIVKEILEEEGNNKTKTAIRLGIDRGTLNRILN
- a CDS encoding flavocytochrome c — its product is MKKIGILFGILILCTTIFGETKKYETDVVIIGAGGAGMTAAIEAFDAGANVILLEKMAFPGGNTVRSKGGLNAAETSTQKEMKITDSVKDFYEDTMKGGKNINDPEVVKYFTENSAETVEWLKGIGMDLNDVGAGAGAKNPRMHRPTGGISIGGVLVKTLAGNVEKRNITVLYRTEAQSLVINDGKVEGVKAKDLVRNEDLEISSKAVVIATGGFAANEELYTKYRKDLKGFITTNHPGADGSGIVMAEKAGAELVDMEYIQTNPTVEQSKAEVISESVRGNGAIFVNKKGVRFISEMETRDKLSAVILEQPEEYVYIIFDQGLRERMKAVEEMDQIGILITGKDLKELAAKISVEPKVLEDSVAKWNGYVKNGKDEEFGRTTGMKFVLEKGPFYAIPVAPGVHHTMGGIKINSKTEVLGKDNKAIKGLYAAGEVTGGVHGANRLGGNAVADIIIFGRQAAKQSVEYIGKDKLMGNKNVEKSETAVKVNPELKAQYKDGTYKATSKGHNGDITVEVVVKDGFIDSIKAVESKETEMIFKGVENEMIPAMIYNQTSDVDMVTGATVSSRAVRSAVKKALKN